Proteins encoded within one genomic window of Raineyella fluvialis:
- a CDS encoding CbiX/SirB N-terminal domain-containing protein: MTIVERAREAARTARPPLVIAAHGTRDPEGAAAARALADRVREALPGIDVGLGFVELTAPGIADAVAAAASSGAGRVVVVPLMLGSGGHVRRDIPEAIEVGRTRVPGSTVAYAPHLGPDPLLRTLTLDRIRAVLGDWSAASTTIVLVGRGCSIAETNAQHVALARLVEEEGGFDRVLPAFIQVTGPDLPAALDQAALLGAKQIVVVPNFLFPGAMRTWTREQTAGWRSHHPNGPEVRVAEVIGPCAELAAVVAERYRAEARRLDDAGSTPVYLSGLVLRGRDVLIVGGGRVAERRVMALLDAGARVRVVSPTLTAVLSALELAGRITWSARAYRAGDVGEAWYVLALSDDPGVNTRVATEAETAHAFCVRGDHAGGGSAWTPATGRSAGLLVGVVGRREPRRTAAVRDALVETVRTLPVPDPLD, from the coding sequence ATGACCATCGTCGAGAGGGCCCGCGAGGCGGCCCGCACCGCCCGTCCACCACTGGTCATCGCCGCCCACGGCACCCGCGATCCGGAGGGAGCCGCCGCGGCTCGCGCGCTGGCCGACCGGGTCCGCGAGGCGCTGCCCGGCATCGACGTCGGCCTCGGGTTCGTGGAACTCACCGCACCCGGTATCGCGGACGCGGTGGCCGCCGCGGCGAGCAGCGGTGCGGGCAGGGTGGTGGTGGTCCCGCTGATGCTGGGCAGCGGCGGCCATGTCCGCCGCGACATCCCCGAGGCGATCGAGGTCGGCCGCACCCGCGTGCCCGGCAGCACGGTGGCGTACGCCCCCCACCTCGGCCCGGACCCCCTCCTGCGGACCCTCACGCTGGACCGAATCCGCGCCGTGCTCGGCGACTGGTCCGCGGCGTCGACCACCATCGTGCTGGTCGGGCGCGGGTGCAGCATTGCCGAGACCAACGCCCAGCACGTCGCCCTGGCGCGCCTGGTGGAGGAGGAGGGTGGCTTCGACCGGGTGCTGCCCGCGTTCATCCAGGTGACCGGCCCGGATCTACCCGCCGCACTGGACCAGGCCGCGCTGCTCGGCGCGAAGCAGATCGTCGTCGTTCCGAACTTCCTCTTTCCCGGAGCGATGCGCACCTGGACCCGCGAACAGACCGCCGGATGGAGAAGTCACCACCCTAACGGGCCCGAGGTCCGCGTCGCCGAGGTGATCGGCCCCTGCGCCGAACTGGCCGCCGTCGTGGCCGAGCGCTACCGGGCGGAGGCCAGACGGCTGGACGACGCCGGTTCGACACCTGTCTATCTCAGTGGGCTGGTGCTGCGCGGTCGGGACGTCCTCATCGTCGGCGGCGGCCGGGTCGCGGAACGCCGGGTCATGGCGCTGCTCGATGCCGGTGCCCGGGTCCGGGTGGTGTCCCCGACGCTGACCGCGGTGCTCTCCGCGCTGGAACTGGCCGGGCGGATCACCTGGTCGGCCCGGGCATACCGGGCCGGTGACGTCGGCGAAGCCTGGTACGTGCTCGCGCTCAGCGACGACCCGGGGGTGAACACCCGGGTGGCGACGGAGGCCGAGACGGCGCACGCCTTCTGTGTCCGCGGGGACCACGCGGGCGGTGGCAGTGCCTGGACACCGGCGACGGGGCGCAGTGCCGGACTGCTCGTCGGTGTGGTGGGCCGGCGCGAACCCCGACGGACGGCGGCGGTCCGCGACGCGCTGGTCGAGACGGTCCGTACGCTGCCGGTCCCGGATCCGTTGGACTAG